A stretch of DNA from Deltaproteobacteria bacterium:
GAGTTCTCTACGCGGTGCTGTTCATCATCGGAAGCGGGCTGGGCGTTGTTATTTTGCGTTCCTTGGCCGAGACCGTGAAGGAAAAATTTTAAGAGCCTGACATTTTTATAGATACCGAAGGGGTGCCGTGGTGCCCCTTCTTTTTTTTGTTTTTTATGCTTGCCAAGGCGATGCTACTTGCATAAAGAGCACGATTTCCCGCGCATTATGACGCGGACTGACTGACGGGGAGGTGATTCGCTTGCCAGGTGTATACATGGGTGACAACGATACTTTTGACTACTCTCTGCGGAAGTTCAAGAAGCAGGTCGAGAAGGCGGGTATTCTTTCCGAGCTGAAAAAGCGTCAGCATTTTGAAAAACCCAGCATCCAGAAGAAAAAGAAGGAAGCTGCGGCCAAAAAAAGGTTGCTGAAAAAGATCCGCAAACTTCAGGTGATGTAATGAGTCTCAATCAGCGCATTGAAAAGGACTATGTTGCCGCTTTCAAGGCGAAGAAGACCGACGAAGTGGCTGTCTTGAGGATGCTCAAGGCAGCCGTCAAGAACAAGCAGGTGGAGCTCCTGCGTGAACTGGCCGATAATGAAATCCTG
This window harbors:
- a CDS encoding 30S ribosomal protein S21; translation: MPGVYMGDNDTFDYSLRKFKKQVEKAGILSELKKRQHFEKPSIQKKKKEAAAKKRLLKKIRKLQVM